The following proteins are encoded in a genomic region of Magnolia sinica isolate HGM2019 chromosome 1, MsV1, whole genome shotgun sequence:
- the LOC131217900 gene encoding pathogen-associated molecular patterns-induced protein A70-like, producing MLEESLPSIWASMHRWFIPTVLFILINVVIGTISFSSSQKEEKNPKPQLSRTSSVLERLRSFNLYRLKAEEIPPVITNLEAQPTETVETLEVVEPVETVEASDSEDVGHFTRSQSDTHPTAGERPQKLPQKMLKRSVSAKSVFGHFEEELVEPAVPRPSTMRERKAIGDDEEVDARADDFINMFKHQLKLQRLDSILRNKEMLNNSK from the coding sequence atgctgGAAGAATCACTGCCGTCCATCTGGGCTTCCATGCACAGGTGGTTCATCCCTACCGTCCTCTTCATCCTCATCAACGTCGTCATCGGCACCATTTCCTTCTCTTCCTcccaaaaggaagaaaagaacccCAAACCCCAGCTCTCCCGCACATCCTCCGTTTTAGAAAGGCTCAGATCCTTCAATCTCTACCGTCTGAAAGCGGAAGAAATCCCTCCCGTTATCACAAACCTCGAAGCCCAACCAACCGAAACCGTTGAGACCTTAGAAGTCGTCGAACCCGTCGAAACCGTCGAAGCATCAGATTCCGAAGATGTCGGCCATTTTACGAGGAGCCAGTCTGATACACATCCAACGGCTGGGGAGCGACCACAGAAGCTCCCTCAGAAGATGTTGAAGAGATCTGTGAGCGCCAAGTCAGTTTTCGGGCATTTCGAAGAGGAGTTGGTGGAGCCCGCTGTCCCTAGACCGTCAACGATGAGGGAACGGAAGGCGATCGGAGACGACGAAGAGGTCGATGCAAGGGCCGATGATTTCATCAACATGTTTAAGCATCAGCTGAAGTTGCAACGGTTGGATTCGATTCTCAGGAACAAGGAAATGCTCAACAACAGCAAGTGA